The following are encoded together in the Micromonospora lupini genome:
- the efeU gene encoding iron uptake transporter permease EfeU, translating into MFATYLIGLREGLEATLVVSILVAFLVKSQRRDRLPQVWAGVGLAVVLSVLFGWLIEYTSTSLLSRSEDRELFEAVTSVAAVVFVTWMIFWMRKAARTIAGELRGRLTEALAVGSLAVAGMAFLAVVREGLETALIFYSAAQGAAGDSGPLLALVGGIVTAVVLGVLLYASALRINLGKFFTWTGALLILVAAGILKYGVHDFQESGVLPGLNDLAFDITGALDPTTWYAALLAGMFNVTPAPTVLETIAWIGYAVPVLLLFLRPARRTPAPAAATAAPVAPPAPAPTAAPAPAVTAAPAGSTSPDSTTTTTVTERGADTGAEAEAEAASAPQRA; encoded by the coding sequence ATGTTCGCCACCTACCTGATCGGCCTGCGGGAGGGCCTGGAAGCGACCCTGGTGGTCAGCATCCTGGTCGCCTTCCTGGTGAAGTCGCAGCGCCGGGACCGGTTGCCGCAGGTGTGGGCGGGCGTCGGCCTTGCCGTGGTGCTCTCCGTGCTCTTCGGCTGGCTCATCGAGTACACCTCGACCTCGCTGCTGTCCCGTTCCGAGGACCGCGAGCTGTTCGAGGCCGTCACCTCCGTCGCGGCAGTGGTGTTCGTCACCTGGATGATCTTCTGGATGCGCAAGGCGGCCCGGACCATCGCGGGCGAGCTGCGCGGAAGACTCACCGAGGCGCTGGCCGTCGGGTCGCTCGCCGTGGCCGGGATGGCCTTCCTCGCGGTGGTCCGGGAGGGCCTGGAGACCGCCCTGATCTTCTACTCCGCCGCACAGGGCGCGGCAGGCGACAGCGGACCGCTGCTCGCGCTCGTCGGCGGCATCGTGACCGCCGTGGTGCTCGGCGTGCTGCTGTACGCCAGCGCCCTGCGGATCAACCTCGGCAAGTTCTTCACCTGGACCGGCGCCCTGCTGATCCTGGTCGCCGCCGGCATCCTCAAGTACGGCGTGCACGACTTCCAGGAGTCCGGTGTCCTGCCCGGCCTCAACGACCTGGCCTTCGACATCACCGGCGCGCTCGACCCGACCACCTGGTACGCGGCGCTGCTGGCCGGGATGTTCAACGTGACCCCCGCGCCCACAGTGCTCGAGACGATCGCCTGGATCGGGTACGCCGTGCCGGTTCTCCTGCTCTTCCTGCGCCCGGCCCGGCGTACCCCCGCGCCTGCCGCAGCCACCGCGGCGCCGGTCGCGCCCCCCGCGCCGGCACCGACCGCGGCCCCGGCGCCCGCCGTCACGGCGGCACCGGCCGGGTCGACGTCGCCGGACTCCACGACCACCACCACCGTCACCGAGCGCGGGGCCGACACCGGCGCCGAGGCCGAGGCCGAGGCGGCATCCGCGCCGCAGCGTGCCTGA
- the efeB gene encoding iron uptake transporter deferrochelatase/peroxidase subunit — protein MSASRLTRRRAITLAGAGVAGVAGVAAGAGALVGDSRGPAAASDHPAGAVPFFGEHQAGIVTPAQDRLHFVAFDVITKDRARLVEMLEEWSAAAARMTAGRDAGVLGAVGGMPEAPPDDTGEALGLPPSQLTLTVGFGPTLFRDADGRDRFGIADRRPAALAELPKFPGDALQAPISGGDLCVQACANDPQVAVHAIRNLARIGMGVVSVRWSQLGFGRTSSTSRDQATARNLFGFKDGTANLKAEETDRLRDQLWVQPGDGPDWMTGGSYLVTRKIRMLVETWDRTSLAEQEEIVGRTKGSGAPLGRSKEFDEPDFAARGDDGKPLIPEHAHVALAHPSRNNGAHLLRRGYNFVDGSDGLGRLDAGLFFIAYQRDPRRQFVPIQTQLARHDVMNEYLRHVSSGLFACPPGVRDGGDHWGRALFG, from the coding sequence ATGAGCGCAAGCAGGTTGACGCGCCGGCGGGCCATCACGCTCGCCGGTGCGGGGGTGGCCGGAGTCGCCGGTGTGGCCGCCGGCGCGGGCGCGCTTGTCGGCGACTCCCGTGGCCCGGCGGCCGCCAGTGACCATCCGGCGGGCGCGGTGCCGTTCTTCGGCGAGCACCAGGCCGGAATCGTCACCCCGGCGCAGGACCGGCTGCACTTCGTCGCCTTCGACGTGATCACCAAGGACCGGGCCCGCCTGGTCGAGATGCTCGAGGAGTGGTCGGCCGCCGCCGCCCGCATGACGGCAGGCCGCGACGCCGGGGTGCTCGGCGCGGTCGGTGGCATGCCGGAGGCCCCGCCGGACGACACAGGTGAGGCGCTCGGCCTTCCGCCGTCGCAGCTCACCCTGACCGTCGGCTTCGGCCCGACGCTGTTCCGCGACGCCGACGGACGGGACCGGTTCGGCATCGCCGACCGCCGCCCGGCCGCCCTTGCCGAGCTGCCCAAGTTCCCCGGCGACGCGTTGCAGGCCCCGATCTCCGGCGGCGACCTGTGCGTGCAGGCGTGCGCCAACGACCCCCAGGTGGCGGTGCACGCGATCCGCAACCTGGCGCGGATCGGCATGGGGGTGGTCAGCGTCCGCTGGTCGCAGCTCGGCTTCGGCCGTACGTCGTCGACGTCCCGGGACCAGGCGACCGCCCGCAACCTGTTCGGCTTCAAGGACGGCACGGCCAACCTCAAGGCCGAGGAGACCGACAGGCTCCGCGACCAGTTGTGGGTGCAGCCGGGCGACGGGCCGGACTGGATGACCGGCGGGTCGTACCTGGTCACCCGCAAGATCCGGATGCTCGTGGAGACCTGGGACCGGACCTCGCTGGCCGAGCAGGAGGAGATCGTCGGCCGGACCAAGGGCAGCGGCGCCCCGCTCGGTCGCAGCAAGGAGTTCGACGAGCCGGACTTCGCGGCGCGCGGTGACGACGGCAAGCCGCTGATCCCCGAGCACGCCCACGTCGCCCTGGCCCACCCGAGCAGGAACAACGGCGCGCACCTGCTGCGGCGGGGCTACAACTTCGTCGACGGCTCGGACGGTCTGGGTCGGCTGGACGCCGGCCTGTTCTTCATCGCCTACCAGCGGGATCCGCGCCGGCAGTTCGTGCCGATCCAGACCCAGTTGGCCCGCCACGACGTGATGAACGAATATCTACGGCATGTCTCCAGCGGTCTGTTCGCCTGCCCTCCCGGCGTTCGCGACGGTGGAGACCACTGGGGTCGGGCGCTCTTCGGCTGA
- the mtrA gene encoding MtrAB system response regulator MtrA has protein sequence MRARVLVVDDDPALAEMLGIVLRSEGFLPSFVADGERALAAFRDSRPDIVLLDLMLPGMSGIDVARSIRAESGVPIVMLTAKSDTVDVVLGLESGADDYVVKPFKPKELVARMRARLRRGEDVAPEMLTIGPPGNQITIDVPAHTVSRNDEEVKLTPLEFDLLVALARKPRQVFTREVLLEQVWGYRHAADTRLVNVHVQRLRAKIEPDPERPEIILTVRGVGYKAGTG, from the coding sequence ATGAGAGCCCGGGTACTGGTGGTCGACGACGACCCCGCACTCGCCGAGATGCTCGGCATCGTGCTGCGTAGTGAGGGCTTCCTGCCCTCGTTCGTGGCCGATGGTGAGCGGGCGTTGGCCGCGTTTCGTGACAGTCGACCGGACATCGTCCTGCTCGACCTCATGTTGCCCGGAATGAGTGGTATCGACGTGGCGCGGTCGATCCGTGCCGAGTCCGGCGTGCCCATCGTCATGCTGACCGCCAAGAGCGACACCGTGGACGTCGTCCTCGGCCTGGAGTCCGGCGCCGACGACTACGTGGTCAAGCCGTTCAAGCCCAAGGAGCTGGTGGCCCGGATGCGGGCCCGGTTGCGCCGTGGCGAGGACGTGGCGCCGGAGATGCTGACCATCGGCCCGCCCGGTAACCAGATCACCATCGACGTGCCGGCCCACACCGTGAGCCGCAACGACGAGGAGGTGAAGCTGACGCCGTTGGAGTTCGACCTGCTTGTCGCGCTCGCCCGCAAGCCGCGTCAGGTCTTCACCCGCGAGGTGCTGCTGGAGCAGGTCTGGGGCTACCGGCACGCGGCCGACACCCGCCTGGTCAACGTGCACGTGCAGCGGCTGCGCGCCAAGATCGAGCCAGATCCGGAGCGGCCGGAAATCATCCTCACCGTGCGGGGCGTGGGCTACAAGGCGGGCACCGGATAG
- the efeO gene encoding iron uptake system protein EfeO: MRTTRFFALAAAGVLATAGVTACSDSTKDEAGAAGGPIVVKATDTACEVGTTDLGAGTANFKITNSGAKVTEFYVYASGDRVMGEVENIAPGLSRELHVELPAGTYETACKPGMSGKGIRGALKVSGSAQPLTADAALAGATDNYQRYVKSQTDALLEKTEEFVGAVKAGDVAKAKTLYPVARTYWERIEPVAEIFGDLDPKIDGREEVIEEGMEFTGFHRIEKDLWQSGDVSKDGPIADRLLVDVKEIVAKANAEKLSPLQLANGAKELLDEVASGKITGEEDRYSHTDLWDFAANLEGSKAALSALRPALEQRSPELVKQLVTEFANVEAQLGKHRDGDGWKLHTALSKAELKELSDGINALAEPISKVAAVVAK, from the coding sequence ATGCGTACCACCCGATTCTTCGCGCTGGCCGCTGCCGGCGTGCTGGCGACGGCCGGCGTCACCGCGTGCTCCGATTCCACGAAGGATGAGGCGGGCGCGGCCGGGGGCCCGATCGTGGTCAAGGCCACCGACACCGCCTGCGAGGTCGGCACGACCGACCTCGGCGCCGGAACCGCCAACTTCAAGATCACCAACTCGGGCGCGAAGGTCACCGAGTTCTACGTGTACGCCTCCGGCGACCGGGTGATGGGCGAGGTGGAGAACATCGCCCCCGGGCTGAGCCGTGAGCTGCACGTCGAGCTGCCGGCGGGCACGTACGAGACCGCCTGCAAGCCGGGGATGAGCGGCAAGGGCATCCGGGGCGCGCTCAAGGTCAGCGGGTCGGCGCAGCCGCTGACCGCCGACGCCGCCCTGGCCGGGGCGACCGACAACTACCAGCGCTACGTCAAGAGCCAGACCGACGCGCTGCTGGAGAAGACCGAGGAGTTCGTCGGCGCCGTGAAGGCCGGCGACGTGGCGAAGGCCAAGACGCTCTACCCGGTCGCGCGCACCTACTGGGAGCGGATCGAGCCGGTGGCCGAGATCTTCGGCGACCTCGACCCCAAGATCGACGGCCGCGAGGAGGTCATCGAGGAGGGGATGGAGTTCACCGGCTTCCACCGCATCGAGAAGGACCTCTGGCAGTCCGGCGACGTCAGCAAGGACGGTCCGATCGCGGACCGGCTGCTTGTCGACGTCAAGGAGATCGTGGCGAAGGCCAACGCCGAGAAGCTCTCTCCGCTCCAGCTCGCCAACGGCGCGAAGGAGCTGCTCGACGAGGTCGCCAGCGGCAAGATCACCGGCGAGGAGGATCGCTACTCGCACACCGACCTGTGGGACTTCGCCGCGAACCTGGAAGGTTCCAAGGCGGCGCTGTCCGCTCTGCGGCCCGCGCTCGAGCAGCGCTCGCCGGAGCTGGTCAAGCAGCTCGTCACCGAGTTCGCGAACGTCGAGGCGCAGCTCGGCAAGCACCGCGACGGCGACGGGTGGAAGCTGCACACCGCGTTGAGCAAGGCCGAGCTCAAGGAGCTCTCCGACGGCATCAACGCGCTGGCCGAGCCGATCAGCAAGGTCGCCGCAGTCGTCGCCAAGTGA
- a CDS encoding cation diffusion facilitator family transporter, which translates to MSANGGTKAIVAALLANVGIAVTKFIAFLLSGSSSMLAEAVHSVADSGNQGLLLLGGKRAKRAATPEHPFGYGRERYIYAFIVSIVLFSIGGLFALYEAYHKWSDPHGITEWQWLPVAVLVAAIAMESFSFRTAIKESNHTRGTQSWVRFIRRAKAPELPVVLLEDFGALVGLVFALFGVGMTLITGNGRWDAAGTAMIGVLLVVIAIVLAIETKSLLLGEGAEQQDLDAIERAITEGPEVERIIHMKTLYLGPEELMVAAKIGVPACESAHELARGINAVEARIRTAVPIARVIYLEPDIYSAAAAAAGTGAAADTAVPQPEDASGEAVGRPRG; encoded by the coding sequence GTGAGCGCGAACGGCGGGACGAAGGCGATCGTCGCCGCCCTGCTGGCCAACGTCGGCATCGCCGTCACCAAGTTCATCGCGTTCCTGCTCTCCGGGTCCTCGTCGATGCTGGCCGAGGCGGTCCACTCGGTCGCCGACTCCGGCAACCAGGGTCTGCTGCTGCTCGGCGGCAAGCGGGCGAAGCGCGCGGCCACCCCGGAACACCCGTTCGGGTACGGCCGGGAGCGCTACATCTACGCGTTCATCGTGTCGATCGTGCTGTTCAGCATCGGCGGACTGTTCGCCCTCTACGAGGCGTACCACAAGTGGTCGGATCCGCACGGAATCACCGAGTGGCAGTGGCTTCCGGTGGCGGTGCTGGTGGCGGCGATCGCCATGGAGTCGTTCTCCTTCCGGACGGCCATCAAGGAGTCCAACCACACCCGGGGCACGCAGTCCTGGGTGCGCTTCATCAGGCGGGCCAAGGCGCCGGAGCTGCCGGTGGTGCTCCTGGAGGACTTCGGCGCGCTCGTCGGTCTGGTCTTCGCGCTGTTCGGCGTCGGCATGACGCTGATCACCGGCAACGGCAGGTGGGACGCGGCCGGCACCGCGATGATCGGCGTCCTGCTTGTGGTCATCGCCATCGTGCTGGCCATCGAGACCAAGAGCCTGCTGCTCGGTGAGGGTGCCGAGCAGCAGGACCTGGACGCCATCGAGCGGGCCATCACCGAGGGCCCCGAGGTGGAGCGGATCATCCACATGAAGACGCTCTACCTGGGCCCGGAAGAGCTGATGGTGGCCGCGAAGATCGGCGTGCCGGCCTGCGAGAGCGCCCACGAGCTGGCCCGTGGCATCAACGCCGTGGAGGCGCGGATCCGCACCGCCGTGCCGATCGCCCGGGTGATCTACCTGGAGCCGGACATCTACAGCGCCGCCGCCGCGGCGGCTGGCACCGGCGCCGCCGCCGACACCGCCGTACCGCAGCCCGAGGACGCGTCGGGCGAGGCGGTCGGGCGGCCCAGGGGCTGA
- a CDS encoding Trm112 family protein yields MALDPQLLEILACPDTHHAPLTYDAEAQTLTCTECGRIFEVRDDVPVLLLDEARGGPGQQS; encoded by the coding sequence ATGGCCCTGGATCCGCAGTTGCTCGAGATCCTTGCCTGCCCGGACACGCACCACGCCCCGCTCACCTACGACGCGGAGGCGCAGACGTTGACCTGCACGGAGTGCGGTCGGATCTTCGAGGTCCGCGACGACGTGCCGGTGCTGCTGCTCGACGAGGCGCGTGGCGGCCCCGGACAGCAGTCATGA
- a CDS encoding phosphomannomutase/phosphoglucomutase, whose protein sequence is MSDLSQIVKAYDVRGTVPDQWDERVAEALGAAFTQLLNTTDEPGDAVVVGYDMRATSPGLAAAFAAGVRAEGRSVIEIGLASTDLLYFASGSLDLPGAMFTASHNPAQYNGIKMCRSGARPIGQDSGLAEIRERAQALLDSGASRPAGEPTRPAERRDLLPDYAAYLRKLVDLSGIRPLKVVVDAGNGMGGFTVPTVLGDAALSALPLEIVPLYFELDGTFPNHEANPLDPANLVDLQRAVVEHGADIGLAFDGDADRCFVVDERGEPVSPSAITALVAARELAKHPGSTVIHGLITSNAVAEIIREHGGKPVVARVGHSFIKAEMARTNAVFGGEHSAHYYFRDFWFADTGMLAAMHTLAALGEQSLPLSVLAGEYERYIASGEINSTVADQAAAVAEVRAAYPDATADEMDGLTLRFSDGAWFNLRASNTEPLLRLNVEAPTRERMVSLRDEVLDRVRR, encoded by the coding sequence GTGTCTGATCTGTCCCAGATCGTCAAGGCGTACGACGTCCGAGGGACGGTGCCGGACCAGTGGGACGAGCGGGTCGCCGAGGCGCTCGGGGCCGCATTCACCCAGCTGCTCAACACCACCGACGAGCCCGGTGACGCGGTGGTCGTCGGGTACGACATGCGGGCCACCTCACCCGGCCTGGCCGCCGCCTTCGCCGCCGGGGTGCGGGCCGAGGGTCGCTCGGTGATCGAGATCGGGCTCGCCTCCACCGACCTGCTCTACTTCGCCTCCGGTTCGCTCGACCTGCCCGGCGCGATGTTCACGGCGAGTCACAATCCGGCTCAGTACAACGGCATCAAGATGTGCCGCTCCGGCGCCCGGCCGATCGGCCAGGACAGCGGGCTGGCGGAGATCCGGGAGCGGGCGCAGGCCCTGCTGGACTCGGGGGCGTCCCGCCCGGCGGGCGAGCCGACCCGGCCGGCCGAGCGGCGGGACCTGCTTCCCGACTACGCCGCGTACCTGCGCAAGCTTGTTGACCTCTCCGGCATCCGGCCGTTGAAGGTGGTGGTCGACGCCGGCAACGGGATGGGTGGCTTCACCGTCCCCACAGTGCTCGGCGACGCCGCCCTGTCGGCACTGCCGCTGGAGATCGTGCCGCTCTACTTCGAGCTGGACGGCACCTTCCCCAACCACGAGGCGAACCCGCTGGACCCGGCGAACCTGGTCGACCTCCAGCGTGCCGTGGTCGAGCACGGGGCCGACATCGGGTTGGCCTTCGACGGGGACGCCGACAGGTGCTTCGTGGTGGACGAGCGTGGCGAGCCGGTCTCGCCGTCGGCGATCACCGCGCTGGTCGCGGCGCGTGAGCTGGCCAAGCACCCGGGCTCCACGGTGATCCACGGTCTGATCACCTCCAACGCGGTCGCGGAGATCATCCGTGAGCACGGTGGGAAACCGGTGGTCGCCCGCGTCGGGCACTCCTTCATCAAGGCCGAGATGGCCCGTACCAACGCCGTCTTCGGTGGCGAGCACTCCGCGCACTACTACTTCCGGGACTTCTGGTTCGCCGACACCGGGATGCTCGCCGCGATGCACACCCTCGCCGCCCTGGGCGAACAGTCGCTGCCGCTGTCCGTGCTGGCCGGCGAGTACGAGCGCTACATCGCCTCCGGCGAGATCAACTCGACGGTCGCCGACCAGGCCGCGGCGGTGGCCGAGGTGCGTGCCGCGTACCCGGACGCGACGGCCGACGAGATGGACGGGCTCACGCTGCGCTTCTCCGACGGCGCCTGGTTCAACCTGCGCGCCTCCAACACAGAGCCGTTGCTGCGGCTCAACGTCGAGGCGCCCACCCGCGAGCGGATGGTCTCGCTGCGTGACGAGGTGCTCGACCGCGTTCGCCGATAA
- a CDS encoding SIS domain-containing protein, with the protein MIDGTAGVSGRRDADEALLDNPDALAEHDPGGMLRHTASGGAQVRESAALAAEANLAVLADDGRPRAVVIAGIGTAGRTGDVLATVAGPRCPVPIIGHRSAGVPGWVGAADVVIAVSASGRSPEALGAAEAAHRRGARLVAVGAPDSQLQSVAERARAPFIPVPRRAPARASLWALTVPVLLAARSLGLVKVNEADLAETAARLDADADRCRSAAESFVNPAKSLALGLAGSIPIVWGSSPLATVAARRFGDTLSANARYPVVTGALGEAGRGRVGLLDGVFGGLAEGERDIFADPAEEDDGEGTRLRLVLLRDGGLNAEDDTDEPLAVEERRADAVQTLAERRGVRCDVVTAEGGSALERLASLIAVPDFASIYLALAHGLDPMAVPAITEMKELSNQ; encoded by the coding sequence ATGATCGACGGTACGGCCGGGGTCAGTGGGCGTCGCGACGCCGACGAGGCCCTCCTCGACAACCCGGACGCGCTTGCCGAGCACGACCCGGGCGGCATGCTGCGGCACACCGCCTCGGGCGGCGCCCAGGTGCGCGAGAGCGCGGCGTTGGCCGCCGAGGCGAACCTGGCGGTGCTCGCTGACGACGGGCGTCCCCGGGCTGTGGTGATCGCCGGCATCGGCACCGCCGGGCGTACCGGTGACGTGCTGGCCACTGTCGCCGGGCCCCGCTGCCCGGTCCCGATCATCGGGCACCGCAGCGCGGGCGTGCCCGGTTGGGTGGGGGCCGCCGACGTGGTGATCGCGGTGAGCGCGTCAGGTCGGAGCCCGGAGGCGTTGGGCGCCGCCGAGGCTGCGCACCGTCGCGGTGCCCGGCTGGTCGCGGTGGGCGCCCCGGACTCGCAGTTGCAGTCGGTCGCCGAGCGGGCCCGCGCGCCGTTCATCCCGGTGCCGCGACGCGCGCCGGCCCGGGCCAGCCTGTGGGCGCTCACGGTGCCGGTCCTGCTTGCCGCGCGCTCGCTCGGGCTGGTGAAGGTCAACGAGGCGGATCTGGCGGAGACGGCGGCCCGACTCGACGCGGACGCCGACCGCTGCCGCTCCGCAGCCGAGTCGTTCGTCAACCCCGCCAAGTCGCTGGCGCTGGGCCTGGCCGGCTCGATCCCGATCGTGTGGGGCTCGTCCCCACTGGCCACCGTGGCGGCTCGCCGGTTCGGCGACACCCTCTCCGCAAACGCCCGCTACCCGGTGGTCACCGGGGCGCTGGGCGAGGCCGGGCGGGGCCGGGTCGGGCTGCTCGACGGCGTCTTCGGTGGCCTGGCCGAGGGAGAGCGGGACATCTTCGCCGACCCGGCGGAGGAGGACGACGGCGAGGGCACCCGGCTGCGGCTGGTCCTGCTGCGCGACGGTGGGCTCAACGCCGAGGACGACACGGACGAGCCGCTCGCGGTCGAGGAGCGCCGCGCGGACGCGGTGCAGACCCTCGCCGAGCGCCGTGGTGTGCGCTGCGACGTGGTGACCGCCGAGGGTGGGTCGGCTCTGGAGCGGCTGGCCTCACTGATCGCCGTACCGGACTTCGCCTCGATCTACCTTGCTCTGGCACACGGTTTGGACCCGATGGCCGTCCCGGCCATCACCGAGATGAAGGAGCTGTCGAACCAGTGA
- the ahcY gene encoding adenosylhomocysteinase: MTSTLPAAASGTPSEARPSTLAEGDFKVADLSLAEFGRKEIQLAEHEMPGLMAIRREFAASQPLAGARVTGSLHMTIQTAVLIETLVALGAQVRWASCNIFSTQDHAAAAIVVGPNGTPDAPAGVPVYAWKGETLPEYWWCTEQVLAWPDGQGPNMILDDGGDATLLVHRGAEFEKAGVVPPVESADSEEYGVILELLHRSLAEDGQRWTRISAGIKGVTEETTTGVHRLYEMHRAGTLLFPAINVNDSVTKSKFDNKYGCRHSLIDGINRATDVLIGGKMAVVMGYGDVGKGCAESLRGQGARVVVTEVDPICALQAAMDGYQVATLDDVVEQADIFITATGCFDVITNEHMARMKHQAIVGNIGHFDNEIDMAGLAKRSDVERINIKPQVDLWRFADGHAIIVLSEGRLLNLGNATGHPSFVMSNSFANQTIAQIELFTKTEEYPVGVYVLPKHLDEKVARLHLGALGAKLSTLTKEQASYLGVSPEGPFKPDHYRY; encoded by the coding sequence ATGACCAGCACCCTCCCGGCGGCCGCCAGCGGCACGCCGTCCGAGGCCCGGCCGAGCACGCTCGCCGAAGGCGACTTCAAGGTGGCGGATCTGTCGCTCGCCGAGTTCGGGCGCAAGGAGATCCAGCTCGCCGAGCACGAGATGCCCGGCCTGATGGCGATCCGGCGGGAGTTCGCCGCATCGCAGCCGCTCGCCGGCGCGCGGGTCACCGGCTCGCTGCACATGACCATCCAGACCGCCGTCCTGATCGAGACGCTTGTGGCCCTCGGCGCGCAGGTCCGCTGGGCGTCCTGCAACATCTTCTCCACCCAGGACCACGCCGCCGCCGCGATCGTCGTCGGCCCGAACGGCACCCCCGACGCCCCCGCCGGCGTCCCCGTGTACGCCTGGAAGGGCGAGACGCTGCCGGAGTACTGGTGGTGCACCGAGCAGGTGCTCGCCTGGCCTGACGGGCAGGGCCCGAACATGATCCTCGACGACGGCGGCGACGCCACACTGCTGGTCCACAGGGGCGCCGAGTTCGAGAAGGCAGGCGTCGTGCCGCCTGTCGAGTCCGCCGACTCCGAGGAGTACGGGGTCATCCTCGAACTGCTGCACCGCTCGCTCGCCGAGGACGGTCAGCGCTGGACCCGGATCTCCGCAGGCATCAAGGGCGTCACCGAGGAGACCACCACAGGCGTGCACCGTCTCTACGAGATGCACCGCGCCGGCACCCTGCTCTTCCCGGCGATCAACGTCAACGACTCGGTGACGAAGAGCAAGTTCGACAACAAGTACGGCTGCCGCCACTCCCTGATCGACGGCATCAACCGGGCCACCGACGTGCTGATCGGCGGCAAGATGGCGGTCGTGATGGGCTACGGCGACGTGGGCAAGGGCTGCGCCGAGTCGCTGCGCGGCCAGGGCGCCCGCGTCGTGGTGACCGAGGTCGACCCGATCTGCGCGTTGCAGGCCGCGATGGACGGCTACCAGGTCGCGACCCTGGACGACGTCGTCGAGCAGGCGGACATCTTCATCACCGCCACCGGCTGCTTCGACGTCATCACCAACGAGCACATGGCCCGGATGAAGCACCAGGCCATCGTGGGCAACATCGGCCACTTCGACAACGAGATCGACATGGCCGGCCTGGCCAAGCGCTCCGACGTCGAGCGGATCAACATCAAGCCGCAGGTCGACCTGTGGCGCTTCGCCGACGGGCACGCGATCATCGTGCTGTCCGAGGGCCGCCTGCTGAACCTGGGCAACGCGACCGGGCACCCGAGCTTCGTGATGTCGAACTCGTTCGCCAACCAGACGATCGCCCAGATCGAGCTGTTCACCAAGACCGAGGAGTACCCGGTCGGTGTCTACGTGCTGCCCAAGCACCTGGACGAGAAGGTGGCCCGCCTGCACCTGGGCGCGCTCGGCGCCAAGCTGAGCACGCTCACCAAGGAGCAGGCCTCGTACCTGGGCGTCTCCCCGGAGGGGCCGTTCAAGCCGGACCACTACCGCTACTGA
- the manA gene encoding mannose-6-phosphate isomerase, class I yields the protein MEPLYGPIRDYAWGSRSAIATLQGRQVPSTGPEAELWLGAHPGAPASVERAGLRVSLCDLVRDEPGQWLGQRVADRFGTRLPFLLKVLAADAPLSLQAHPDAEQARVGFAAEAGRPVGERNYSDPHHKPELLVALTPFEALCGFRDPAESAEALAAFGVPALAPVVDALRAGPTGLATAVRTLLGWPVAERDGLLRAVLASTADGSDADLAHRLAAFYPGDPGVLVALLLHHLRLAPGEAIWMPAGNLHAYLSGCGVEIMAASDNVLRGGLTPKRVDVDELLRVLRFEVLDDPIRAAQPVGPGVDCWPVPVDDFALHRVRVGAAVPEVTLPLPGPRVVLCGAGSVTVDDGAGALTLASGQAAIGTAAGEPLRVGGDGEAYVATSGLR from the coding sequence GTGGAACCGCTGTACGGACCGATCCGGGACTACGCGTGGGGGTCCCGTTCAGCCATCGCCACGTTGCAGGGTCGACAGGTGCCGAGCACCGGTCCGGAGGCGGAGCTGTGGCTGGGCGCCCACCCGGGCGCCCCGGCCAGCGTGGAGCGCGCCGGCCTGCGGGTGAGCCTCTGTGACCTGGTGCGCGACGAGCCGGGGCAATGGCTGGGCCAGCGGGTGGCCGACCGGTTCGGCACTCGGCTGCCGTTCCTGCTCAAGGTCCTCGCCGCGGACGCGCCGCTGAGCCTGCAGGCGCACCCGGACGCCGAGCAGGCCCGGGTGGGTTTCGCGGCGGAGGCGGGTCGCCCCGTGGGGGAGCGCAACTACTCCGATCCGCACCACAAGCCGGAGTTGCTTGTCGCGCTCACCCCGTTCGAGGCGCTGTGCGGCTTTCGGGACCCGGCGGAGTCGGCCGAGGCGCTCGCCGCGTTCGGCGTACCGGCGTTGGCGCCTGTGGTCGACGCGCTGCGGGCGGGGCCGACGGGGTTGGCCACGGCGGTGCGGACACTGCTCGGCTGGCCGGTCGCCGAGCGCGACGGGCTGCTGCGTGCCGTCCTGGCGTCGACTGCCGACGGCTCGGACGCGGACCTGGCCCACCGGCTGGCGGCGTTCTATCCGGGCGACCCGGGGGTGCTGGTGGCGCTGCTGCTGCACCACCTGCGGCTGGCCCCGGGAGAGGCGATCTGGATGCCCGCGGGCAACCTGCACGCCTATCTGAGCGGGTGCGGCGTGGAGATCATGGCGGCCAGCGACAACGTGCTGCGCGGGGGTCTGACCCCGAAGCGGGTGGACGTGGACGAGCTGCTGCGGGTCCTGCGTTTCGAGGTGCTCGACGATCCGATTCGTGCCGCGCAGCCGGTCGGCCCCGGGGTGGACTGCTGGCCGGTGCCGGTGGACGACTTCGCGCTGCACCGGGTGCGGGTCGGCGCCGCCGTGCCGGAGGTCACCCTGCCGCTGCCCGGCCCCCGGGTGGTGCTCTGCGGTGCGGGCTCGGTCACCGTCGACGACGGTGCGGGCGCGTTGACGCTGGCGTCCGGCCAGGCGGCGATCGGCACGGCGGCAGGCGAGCCGCTGCGGGTCGGCGGCGACGGTGAGGCGTACGTGGCGACGTCGGGGCTGCGCTGA